The following are encoded together in the Streptomyces tsukubensis genome:
- a CDS encoding helix-turn-helix domain-containing protein, translating to MQIHRQRRGLSRPVVAGLLGMSPSWVKQVETGRIQMPRLPVVLRIAEILRVRDLADLTGDQTLQVDLFIGPGHPRLPAVQAAVDSFPFTEDREAPPATHLRARLRQAWAARHQAPNHRDVVGALLPELIRDAQLAVRQAETAKDRRAGQAALSEVYSLSQFFVAYQPDSALLWRIAERGMVAAQESEDPHAIGVAGWLTAQAHRDTGPNRFDAADAVTEKALRYLEPYLPDADDRVVAIAGALQFEAGYTAARRGESGTAWGWWDRADRTAARLSPGYYHPVTSFSRAIMGAHAVTVAVELRAGGESVRQAAAADAVAIPSRPRLARHRIEEARAYHLDGQAETALATLEKAHRAAPETIKYNGYARRILLEETESKSPARRRRAAALADELGLLAA from the coding sequence ATGCAGATCCACCGGCAGAGACGGGGCCTGAGCCGCCCGGTCGTCGCAGGGCTGCTCGGTATGTCCCCCTCGTGGGTGAAACAGGTCGAGACCGGCAGAATCCAAATGCCGAGACTCCCCGTGGTGCTGCGGATCGCCGAGATCCTGCGCGTCCGTGACCTGGCCGACCTCACCGGCGACCAGACGCTCCAGGTCGACCTGTTCATCGGTCCTGGCCACCCCCGGCTGCCCGCCGTGCAGGCCGCCGTCGACAGCTTCCCCTTCACCGAGGACCGTGAGGCACCGCCCGCCACCCACCTCAGGGCCAGGCTCAGGCAGGCCTGGGCCGCCCGCCACCAGGCGCCGAACCACCGCGACGTGGTCGGCGCTCTGCTGCCGGAGCTGATCCGTGACGCCCAGCTCGCCGTACGCCAGGCCGAGACGGCCAAAGACCGGCGCGCGGGTCAGGCGGCCCTCTCCGAGGTCTACTCGCTCAGTCAGTTCTTCGTCGCCTACCAGCCCGACAGCGCACTGCTGTGGCGGATCGCGGAGCGCGGCATGGTCGCCGCCCAGGAATCGGAGGACCCGCACGCCATCGGGGTCGCCGGCTGGCTGACCGCGCAGGCCCACAGGGACACGGGACCGAACCGGTTCGACGCCGCCGACGCCGTCACGGAAAAGGCCCTGCGCTACCTGGAGCCGTACCTGCCCGACGCCGACGACCGGGTCGTGGCCATCGCGGGAGCCCTCCAGTTCGAGGCCGGATACACCGCCGCGCGCAGGGGCGAGTCCGGTACGGCGTGGGGCTGGTGGGACCGGGCCGACCGGACTGCGGCAAGGCTCTCGCCCGGCTACTACCACCCCGTCACCAGCTTCTCCCGCGCCATCATGGGCGCCCACGCCGTCACCGTGGCCGTCGAACTCAGGGCGGGTGGCGAATCCGTACGTCAAGCCGCCGCCGCCGATGCCGTGGCGATCCCCTCCCGCCCGCGCCTCGCCCGGCACCGGATCGAGGAGGCGCGCGCCTACCACCTCGACGGACAGGCGGAGACCGCCCTCGCCACCCTGGAGAAGGCCCACCGCGCCGCGCCGGAGACCATCAAG